The Methylocystis sp. ATCC 49242 region GCGGCATCATCGCCATTCTGGGTGAATTGATGCGCGCCGGCCTCCTGCATGGCGACCTGCCGACGGTGCACAGCGCCTCGGTGAAGGACGCCGTCGCGCGCTGGGACGTGACGCAAACGACGAGCGAAACGGCCAGAACCTTCTTCCGCGCCGCGCCCGGCGGCGTGCCGACGCAGGTCGCCTTCAGTCAGGAACGCCGTTTCGACGCGCTCGACACGGATCGCGAAAAGGGCGCGATCCGCGACGCGGCGCACGCCTTCTCCAAGGATGGCGGCCTTGCGGTGCTCACCGGCAATCTGGCGGCGGACGGCTGCATCGTGAAGACGGCCGGCGTCGATGAATCGATCCTGAAATTCGCCGGGCCGGCCCGCGTCTATGAAAGTCAGGACGCTGCGGTTTCCGCAATTCTTACGGGCGACGTAAAGGCTGGCGACGTGGTGGTGATCCGCTACGAGGGGCCGCGCGGCGGACCCGGCATGCAGGAAATGCTTTATCCGACGAGCTATCTGAAATCGAAGGGCCTCGGCAAAGCCTGCGCGCTCATCACCGACGGCCGTTTTTCGGGCGGCACTTCGGGACTGTCGATCGGCCATGTTTCGCCCGAGGCGGCGGAAGGCGGAGCCATCGCGCTCGTGCAGGACGGCGACCGTATCGAAATAGACATTCCGGAACGCAGAATTACGCTTGCCGTAAGCGATACGGAGCTCGCCGCGCGCCGCGCCGCACAGGCGGCCAAAGGCTTCCAGCCGGCCAAGCCCCGCCAGCGCAAGGTCTCCAAGGCGCTGCGCGCTTATGCGGCAATGACGACAAGCGCGTCTCGGGGCGCGGTGCGCGAACTGCCGTAATCGCGGACCAATCTCCGCCAGTCGCGCAAGTCCGCCGGGGCGATTGCATCCCCCGGCGGGACAAACGCCTTCCATATTCGGGACCGCCACCCACCCGCGCCACGGCGCCGCCACATCGGTGATTTAGAACTAGCGTTAACGCATTGATGACGCATAGACTGCGCCGCAATCGCTTTTTTTGGACTGGTTTGCTTGTGGCGGCGCTGAAAAAGTTTCTTTCCCTCGAGATGGTCAGCCTGATCATGGCCTTCGCCATTCTGGCGCTGGCGGGGCTCGTCACCATCCGGACTGACGAATACCGGCGCAACGCAGGCGCATTGGTGCGTCATACGCTATTCGTCGAGAGCGCCCTGCAGCGCCTCTATGCGACGATCCTTCGCGAGGAAAGCGACGAGCGCGGCTACCTGCTAACCCGGGACAAGAAATTCATCAACTCCAACGGGGATATTTCAGGAGTCGCCGAGCAGGAACTTACCGGCCTCGCCCACCTCGTTTCGGACAATCCCGAGCAGGTCAAACGAGTCGATCAGATACGGCCGATCCTGGAGGAGCGTCTGGGTCTTCTGAAAAGAAAGCTCGACCTGATGAAGGACGGCCGATTCGACGAAGCGGCGGAAATCGTGCGAGGCGGGCGAGGCAAGGCGCTGATGGATCAGATCGACGGCCTGATCGCAGCCATGATCATGTATGAGGAAACCCGCTATCGGCAGCGGGACGACGCCTTGAGACGCGCAAATGACAATCTGCAAAGCGCAATCGTGTTCATGACCTTCGGCGTCGCGGCCGTTGCGGGATTCGCGATCTTTCTCACGCACAAGCAGATGAACGCCCTCCGCACATCGAGCGAGTCCCTGAAGTCCGCCTACAACAGGCTGCTCGAGGAATCGACGCGCCGGGAGACGCTCGAAGCGCAATTGCGCCAGTCTCAGAAACTGGAGGCGCTGGGCCAACTTACGGGCGGCATCGCGCACGACTTCAACAATATGCTCGCCGTGATCGTGGCGAGCCTGAATATTCTCCGCCGGAAGCTCGATCGCAAGGAGGATGGCGGCGAGCAGATGATCGATTCCGCGCTGCAGAGCGCCGACAGCGCGGCCGGTCTCGTGCGGCGCCTGCTGGCGTTTTCCCGCATCCAGCCGCTCGCGCCCACGCCGCTCGACGCCAACAAATTCGTGTCGGACATATCGAAGATGCTGAAGCGTGCGCTCGGCGAGAACATCAGGCTCGAAACCGTCCTCGCCGACGGATTATGGTCGACCCGTATCGACGCCAATGAACTGGAAAGCGCGTTGCTCAATCTCGCGGTGAACGCGCGCGACGCCATGCCGAACGGCGGAACGCTCACCATCGAGACAGCCAACCGCGCCCTCGACGACGCCTACGCCGCCGAGAATGTTGACGTGAAAACCGGCGATTATGTGCTCGTCTCCGTGACCGACACTGGCGAAGGCATGTCGCCGGAGATCGTCGCGAAAGTCTTCGATCCATTCTTCACGACCAAGCCCGCGGGCAAGGGCACGGGGCTCGGCCTTTCGCAGGTGCATGGATTCGTGAAGCAGTCCGGCGGGCACATCAAGATCGTGTCCGAGCCCGAACGGGGCACGACGATCAAGCTCTATTTCCCGCGCCATCTTGGCGACGCCGCAGCGGAGAGGCCTTCCGCGATCCCGGCGCAGGTCAATGGCGACCCGATCGACTTCCTCCTCGGTCAGCCGTCGGAAGTCATCCTCGTCGTCGAGGACGACGAGACTGCGCGTCGCGTCACCGTCGAGGGCATGCGCGAACTCGGCTACACAGCAATAGAAGCAGGCAGCGGCCAGGCGGCTCTGGACATTCTCGAGACGCGGCCGGATGTGACGCTGATGATCACCGACGTCACCATGTCGGGGATGGATGGCGTCGCTCTCGCAAAGGAAGCGCTCAAGCGCCGACCGAAACTTCGCGTTCTCCACATATCCGGCTACATGCCCAACACACTCGGGAATGACGGTCTGCTGAACAAGGACATCAATCTGTTGTCCAAGCCATTCACGCTGGAGCAGATCGCGCGCAGGATTCGCGAGACGATCGACGCGGTCTGACGGGGAGGCGCAAGCGTCTCACGACTCACCCTCCGCCTTGAGCGGCCGCATCAGCAACGACTCGATCGCCGCATCGACGCTGAGACGCGAAACGAGAATGGCGTCCACCGCTTCCGCGATCGGCATTTCGACGCCCGCCGCCTGCGCAAGTTCCACGAGAACATGCGCCGTGAAGGCGCCTTCCGCTAGCTTGCCATGCGACGCGTCCTTCGGCGCCTCGCCCTGCCCCAACGCCTGCCCGAGCGCGAAATTTCGCGACTGCGCTGAACCGCAGGTCAGCACGAGATCGCCGAGACCCGAAAGGCCCATCAGCGTTTCCTGCCTCGCGCCCAACGCGCGCCCGAGCCGCGTCAGTTCCGCGAAGCCGCGCGCGATCAGCGCCGCATGGGCGCTGGCGCCGAGCGCGCGCCCCGCGGCCATTCCGGCGGCAATGGCGAGCACATTCTTCGCCGCGCCGCCGATCTCGACGCCACGCACGTCGGTCGAGCGATACAGCCTGAACATGCGGGTGGAAAGTTCTTCGCAAAGCCGCTGCGCCAAAGCGTCTTCCCCGGCGGCGAGCGTCACCGCAGTCGGCAACCCCTTGCAGACGTCGGCCGCGAAACTCGGCCCCGACAGCACGGCGATGCGCGCGCGCGGCAATTCCTCGGCGACGACCTCGCTCATGAACTTGCGGCGGTCGCGCTCGATGCCCTTTGCGCAGATCACGAAAGCCGCGCCGTCGCGCAGATGCGTCCGAACCGCGCGCGCTGTTTCGCGCATGGCTTGCGCGGGAACCACGGCGAGAACGATTTGCGCTTCCCTGACGCACGAAAGATCCGGGGTGGGCGCAACGGCTGCGGCAAGCGGCAGGCCGGGAAGATGACGCCGGTTCTCGCGATGGCGCGCGAGCGATTCCGCATGCGCGGGATCGCGCGCCCACAATGGCGCCCGCTCGCGTCCCTGCGCGGCGACATTTGCGAGCGCGACGCCCCACGCGCCGGCGCCGAGAACTGCGACTGTTTCCCGCGTCATCTCATCCCGATCCGCTGATTGTCGGGGCGCGCCCAGAGAGACTCGAACATCTCGCGGAAGCGCGCCGCCGCTTGCGGGCTGTCTATAACGATAAGGTCGTTGTCCTGATAGACTTCGCCGGACACGGAAAAATTCGCCGAACCGCTGCGCAACACGCGACCATCGACCTGATAGGATTTCAGATGCATGAGGTCGCGCGAGCGGCCCTTTTTCCGCACCTCGAGATTGGGCGCGCCGGCGATGGTTTCGATCGGCGCATTGCGGCCCATTTCCTCTCCGTCGAGATAGACGCGCACTTTCACGCCGCGCATGGCGGCGCGGCCAAGTTCGCTGGTCAGCGCACGGTCCGTCAATACATAGGCGGCCATGTCGATTGAATGACGCGCGCCGCCGATCAGCTGGGCGTCCACAGACTCGAAATCCGCGCCGGGTCCGTAAAACACGCGCACGCCGGCGTATGTCGGCTCCTGCGAGAGGGGTCCGGCCCGTTGCGGCTCCGGCGCGAGCAGGAAGGCCGCCAACGCCGGCATGAACAATCCGCGCACCCGCTACGCCTTGCCGTGGTGCGCCTCGCTCGCGGCGGCGTCGAGCGGCCAGCGCGGCCGCGGCGCAAAGGCGAGATCGTCGGTGAAGCCGCGCTTGAATCGCTCGAGCCCCGCCCACGCGATGATCGCGCCATTGTCCGAACAGAGATTGGCGGGCGGCGAGACGAAGCGGACGCCGCTTTCCGCGCAAAGCCGCGTCAGCGCGCGGCGGATGGCGCCATTGGCGGCGACGCCGCCTCCGATCACGAGACCATGCGGACGCCCCTCGCTCTCCGTGAAGAGGCGGATGCCGGCGCGCACGCGATCGACGATGACGTCGACGATCGCGGCCTGAAAGGACGCCGCCAGGTCTTTCACGTCGGTCTCGCTCGGCGAGCCAATTTTCAGGATTTCATGGCGCACGGCGGTCTTCAGGCCGGACAGCGAGAAATCCGCGCCGCCGCGGCCGAGCATCGGGCGCGGCAGGTCGAAGCGGTGAGGATCGCCTTCGAGCGCAAGCTTCTCGATCTGCGGTCCGCCCGGGTAAGGCAGGCCGAGCATCTTCGCGACCTTGTCGAAGGCCTCGCCCGCCGCGTCGTCCACGGTCGAGCCGAGGCGGCGATATTCGCCGACGCCCTTCACGGCGACGAGTTGCGTATGCCCGCCGGAGACGAGCAGCGCGAGAAATGGAAATTCGAGATGGTCCGTCAGCCGCGCGGTGAGCGCATGAGCTTCCAGGTGATTGACCGCAATGAAGGGCTTGCCGGAAGCGAGCGCGAGCGCCTTCGCCGCCGTGAGCCCCACCAGCACGCCGCCGATCAGCCCGGGCCCCGCCGCCGCCGCAATGGCGTCGACGTCGGCAAGCTCGATCTTCGCCTTGGCCAGCGCGCGGACGATAAGTCTTTCCAGCACGTCGATATGGGCGCGCGCGGCGATTTCCGGCACGACGCCGCCGTAGGCCGCGTGCTGGGCGATCTGGCTCAGAACTTCGTTGGAGAGGATTTCACCGCCGTCGCCGCCGAGACGATCCGACACGACGGCCACCGCCGTTTCGTCACAGGTGGTTTCGATGCCCAGAACGCGCATGCACACTCCTTAGGCGCGAAACACGCCTTTTTGACGCCGGCGAAAGCCAGGGCTCGCGCCGTGCGGACAACCCCCGCATTGCCGCAACTTTAGGAGATTATGGTTTGCGATTGGTTTACGCGAAACTACTGAATCCCTGTATACATTTGAGCGCAATCGCCCTCACAGCCCCGCGAGCTTCTTGAAGAGCGCCTCAACCAGCGCCGCCGCCGGATATTTGAACAGGAAGAGCGGAAGCATCGGCGCCAGCGAGGCGCCGAGGATCGAGATCACCAGACGCGTGCTGAACGGCGCCCAGCGCATATTGCGCACGACCGCCATGCTGTTCCCGAGATCCGCTAGCGATTGTAAATCGGGCGTTCCGAGCAAGGGCTCGTCGGGCGTCGTGTTCAACCATTTCTTCTCGAAAGCATTCACATATCGCGCCGCGAGTTCCGAATAGTCGCTCAGGGCCTTTTCCTGCGCCGTCCGCAGCTTGAAGGCGAAGAGGCAGGGCGGGCCGAGAAAGAGAACCAGATCCACGAATATCGTGATGGCCAGGGCCGGATAGATCACCTCGAACACCGTCCTGCCGGTAGAGATTTCCTCGGCGAATGACGCGGCGACGACGATCGAGATGGAAAAAACCAGCGCCGCGAAATGCATTTGCACGACTTCAAGATAGCCGAGCCCGCCCGCGCCGTCGGGATGCGCGGGGACAAGGCGCAGGTCCATCCGTGACAGGCGCCAGACGAAGCCCCACCACAGGGCGATCCGCCACAGCCAGCGAAACATCAGGAAACGAAAGAGCGGCAGGCAGACGATCCAGTACCAAAGCCCCGCCAGCGGCGCGTCGCCGATCACGCGCCCCGGATCGAAGGATGACGTCCTACCCGAAATATGAAGCTGCCCGGCAAAGATTGATAAAGCCACGGCGGCAAGCACGCAAACGGCGTCGGAAAACCACGAGTCCTTCCATCTGACGGTGCGCGCGATTTCATTTTCCAGCAACGGCGACTGGTCCTCAGGCACGACGCCGGATCGCACGATGAGGCCGATAAATTCCCGCAGCTTCGCATCGACCGAGGTTTCGCAAAGGAAGAAAAGCGGAATGACGATCAGCAGGCGCACATGGCCGGCAATCACCGAGAGAGAAAACAATTTGTCGCCGACGCCCTCGACCATCGCCAGCGCGATCATGACGAGCCATGGCAGCCAGCCGAGCGCCAACCCCAAAGCTATCGTGTTGTCTTGTCCGCGCACGAGGCCGAAGCGCGCGCCGAGCCGATGCAAGGGGCCGCCGAGCAGCGAGAAGTCGTCGAGACTTCCACTTCCCGTCGTTGGTGAAGCTGAAATGAATGAAGTCATCATCCGCCCTCGCGTGACGGCGCCAAATTACATTTGATGCGCGAAATTACATTTTCAGAAACTACTTACCGAAACAACAGGGGAAATTTCCCTTCATTCTCGCCACGGTCAAGGCAGGCTCGCCGCTCCAAGCTATTCCCTCACTCCGGCGCAACGTCGGGCGTCCGCCATGCGAGATGCTGGCCGCTGTCCACCGCGATCATCTGGCCCGTAACACTCTTCGCCTTGGCAAGAAAGACGACGGCGTCGACCACGCCTGTCACATCCGCGGCATGGCCGAGCGGCACGCCGCGCGATTCCAGCTCGAATTCCTTCTCGCCCAGCGCCTCATTGGGAAAAACCGGCCCCGGCCCCACGGCGTTCACTCGGATGCGCGGCGCATAAGCCTGCGCCATGGTGCGCGTGGCCGTCCACAGCGCGGACTTGGCCAAAGTGTAGCTGAAGTAACGCGGCGTCAGGCGCCATACGCGCTGATCGATGATGTTGACGATGGCGCCACCGACGCCGGGCGGCAAAGCTGCGGCGAAGTCGCGCGCAAGCAAAAGCGGCGCGCGTAGATTGATCGCCATGTGCCGCTCATAAAGGTCGAGCGAAAAATCCCCGGCGGAGTCGACCTCGAAGATCGAAGCGTTGTTGACGAGAAGCGTCAGCGGCCCGAAGGCGTTCGCCGCAGCATCGATCAGGCGCCCGGTCGAGGCGGCGTCGGCAAGGTCCGCGACCGCGACTGCCGCGCGGCCGCCCTGTGCACGGATAGCGTGCGCGGCAAGCTCCGCGTCTTTCTCCGAGCGGGGCGACGCGTGCAGCACGACCGACCGCCCCTCGATCGCAAATCTTCCGGCGATCGCGAGGCCGATGCGCCGCGACGCGCCCGTCACGAGAACCGGTCCGGCGTCATTGTTCCCTGCTTCGCTCATCGTCGCCTCGCCACCTTTCCGGCGGGGCTTCCCATGACGCGGACGCGAGGTCAACGCTGTCCGCGCATTTGTAAATTTGGACCGATTCACCAAACATTAGCTAATATGGACTGGCTCTCCAGACAATTTTAGAAACGCCTTTAACGATTGCGGCAAGCTCACATGATGTTGAACTCAAACAATCCAAATTCTGACAAAAACAATTCTTGCACGAATGCTTTTGCCATCATCGGAAGCCAGGGCGGAACAATAATTCATTAAGCTGAATGTTCACAATTGAGAACATTCGATCTGCGGAATTACACGCACAAGACATCCGCCGCAGCTCGATACGTCGCCGGTCATCCAGCGCGGCCGTGGGAGTCGTTGTTATGAAAAACAAAGTCGCCGCCCTGCTCGCCCCCTTCGTCCTTGCGGCGGGCCCCTCCCTATCCGCAGACCTGCCGCGCGGCGCCGCTCCACCGCCAGGCGACTATGTCGCCCCGCCGCCGGCTTTTGTCTGGAGCGGCTTCTACGTCGGCGTGCATGGCGGATACGCCTTCAGCTCTTTCGAAGACGACGCCAATACTCTCATCGGCGGCGCGGACGGCGGTCTCATCGGCGTCACCGGCGGTTACAACTATATGGTCACGCCGCAATTTCTGCTTGGCGTGGAAGCCGATTTCGCCTTCACGGGCGTCAGCAAGTCGAATGCGCCCTTTTTCGGCGTCATCGCGCGCGGCGAAGTCGACGATATGTTTACGCTTCGCGGGCGCGCCGGCT contains the following coding sequences:
- a CDS encoding NAD(P)H-dependent glycerol-3-phosphate dehydrogenase; this translates as MTRETVAVLGAGAWGVALANVAAQGRERAPLWARDPAHAESLARHRENRRHLPGLPLAAAVAPTPDLSCVREAQIVLAVVPAQAMRETARAVRTHLRDGAAFVICAKGIERDRRKFMSEVVAEELPRARIAVLSGPSFAADVCKGLPTAVTLAAGEDALAQRLCEELSTRMFRLYRSTDVRGVEIGGAAKNVLAIAAGMAAGRALGASAHAALIARGFAELTRLGRALGARQETLMGLSGLGDLVLTCGSAQSRNFALGQALGQGEAPKDASHGKLAEGAFTAHVLVELAQAAGVEMPIAEAVDAILVSRLSVDAAIESLLMRPLKAEGES
- a CDS encoding phospholipase D-like domain-containing protein codes for the protein MRGLFMPALAAFLLAPEPQRAGPLSQEPTYAGVRVFYGPGADFESVDAQLIGGARHSIDMAAYVLTDRALTSELGRAAMRGVKVRVYLDGEEMGRNAPIETIAGAPNLEVRKKGRSRDLMHLKSYQVDGRVLRSGSANFSVSGEVYQDNDLIVIDSPQAAARFREMFESLWARPDNQRIGMR
- the tsaD gene encoding tRNA (adenosine(37)-N6)-threonylcarbamoyltransferase complex transferase subunit TsaD, with product MRVLGIETTCDETAVAVVSDRLGGDGGEILSNEVLSQIAQHAAYGGVVPEIAARAHIDVLERLIVRALAKAKIELADVDAIAAAAGPGLIGGVLVGLTAAKALALASGKPFIAVNHLEAHALTARLTDHLEFPFLALLVSGGHTQLVAVKGVGEYRRLGSTVDDAAGEAFDKVAKMLGLPYPGGPQIEKLALEGDPHRFDLPRPMLGRGGADFSLSGLKTAVRHEILKIGSPSETDVKDLAASFQAAIVDVIVDRVRAGIRLFTESEGRPHGLVIGGGVAANGAIRRALTRLCAESGVRFVSPPANLCSDNGAIIAWAGLERFKRGFTDDLAFAPRPRWPLDAAASEAHHGKA
- a CDS encoding outer membrane protein; its protein translation is MKNKVAALLAPFVLAAGPSLSADLPRGAAPPPGDYVAPPPAFVWSGFYVGVHGGYAFSSFEDDANTLIGGADGGLIGVTGGYNYMVTPQFLLGVEADFAFTGVSKSNAPFFGVIARGEVDDMFTLRGRAGYSIDRALLYVTGGFAASKNAIGLTTPFTGFYGYQATFQPGWALGAGVEYMITSNLSAKGEYIFTSTGSDSYFDFSPNALTSAVNTSSIKGGLNFHF
- a CDS encoding CHASE3 domain-containing protein, whose translation is MAALKKFLSLEMVSLIMAFAILALAGLVTIRTDEYRRNAGALVRHTLFVESALQRLYATILREESDERGYLLTRDKKFINSNGDISGVAEQELTGLAHLVSDNPEQVKRVDQIRPILEERLGLLKRKLDLMKDGRFDEAAEIVRGGRGKALMDQIDGLIAAMIMYEETRYRQRDDALRRANDNLQSAIVFMTFGVAAVAGFAIFLTHKQMNALRTSSESLKSAYNRLLEESTRRETLEAQLRQSQKLEALGQLTGGIAHDFNNMLAVIVASLNILRRKLDRKEDGGEQMIDSALQSADSAAGLVRRLLAFSRIQPLAPTPLDANKFVSDISKMLKRALGENIRLETVLADGLWSTRIDANELESALLNLAVNARDAMPNGGTLTIETANRALDDAYAAENVDVKTGDYVLVSVTDTGEGMSPEIVAKVFDPFFTTKPAGKGTGLGLSQVHGFVKQSGGHIKIVSEPERGTTIKLYFPRHLGDAAAERPSAIPAQVNGDPIDFLLGQPSEVILVVEDDETARRVTVEGMRELGYTAIEAGSGQAALDILETRPDVTLMITDVTMSGMDGVALAKEALKRRPKLRVLHISGYMPNTLGNDGLLNKDINLLSKPFTLEQIARRIRETIDAV
- a CDS encoding SDR family oxidoreductase — protein: MSEAGNNDAGPVLVTGASRRIGLAIAGRFAIEGRSVVLHASPRSEKDAELAAHAIRAQGGRAAVAVADLADAASTGRLIDAAANAFGPLTLLVNNASIFEVDSAGDFSLDLYERHMAINLRAPLLLARDFAAALPPGVGGAIVNIIDQRVWRLTPRYFSYTLAKSALWTATRTMAQAYAPRIRVNAVGPGPVFPNEALGEKEFELESRGVPLGHAADVTGVVDAVVFLAKAKSVTGQMIAVDSGQHLAWRTPDVAPE